DNA from Sphingomonas sp. R1:
GGCGGAGAATGCTGAGACCTTCGGACTTGACCCCGATGGCATCGAGGAAGCGACCCTCTCCGTCGATCTTGCGAGGAAGTTCTTCGCAACGCTGCTGCAGGACAGCCGTAGTGGGCGAGAGCTACGCATCGACCTTACGGTGCGACACGCTGGAGCGGAGCTGTTCCAGGCGGCGCACCTTGCCCCGCCCGTACAGCCGGCGCAAGGTGAGCTCTGGGGAATGTCTGCGACTGGCGTGCGCGTCCGCCCTCACAGCCTCAAGGAAATCGCCTATACGCCCGTCGGACTTGCGCGGATTCTGGCCGAACAGTCACTGCAAGGATGTAAGATCGGCGCGGACGGGTACTTGACCATCATGGATCCTACCTGCGGCTCCGGGTCGTTCCTCGTTGAAGCGATCGCGGCCCTTCAGCGCAGCGGATGGAAGAGCAAGGTTCGCGTGGTTGGTTACGACATCTCGCCGACAGCGATTGCGACAGCACGTTTTGCGATCGCCTGCGCAAAGCGCGACGGGGTCGATTTCGAGGTACAGGCCGTTTTCGAACAGAGGGACTTCCTCGACGACGAGCAGGAGGTCGCGTCCGCTCAGGTGATCCTGATGAACCCGCCCTTTCGATCCTGGCCTGACATGAGCAAGGCCGAACAAAGGGCAGTTCGCGCGAGTCTTGGTGCCGACTACCGTGGGCGCCCCGACAAGAGCATGGCGTTCATCCAGCGCGCCGTGCGGTCGGCGGAAGAGGGCGCGATCATATCGGCGCTTCTTCCTGGAGGCGTGCTCGCCAGCGAAAGCGGCCGCGCATGGCGCGAGAGCCTCGCGAGACTGGCGACGCCGAGGATGATCGGCACCTTTGGCGATCACAGCCTGTTTCGCTTCGCGACCGTCAATGCCTGCGCTCTGTCACTGGTGAAGGGTGCCGCGGGGACCGTGGCGCACGACAACGATGTGCAGATGATGTGGGCGTCTGAAATCCAGGGCGCGGCATCAACTGCGTTGCGCACGCTCAGGCGCGAGCGAATGGCAGGCGAGCTTGTGAGCGCAGCGCCTGCGTCGCGTGGCGAACTGTCGTGGAATCTCTATGCAACCCCGCTTCAGGACATGCTTCTCAAGCCTAACTGGCTACCAGCTCCCGGGCTTCTCAAAGCAGAGGAGCGCGAGGCGCTTGGGGCTCTGCGGACGCGCGTGAGCGATCTGTTCACGGTGCACACCGGCGTTCGCGCAGGTGAACGCAAGGCATTCATCCTCACATCGGCTGAACTCGATGATCTGCCCGCAGCGGAGCGTCACGCGTTCCGTCCGATCGCCGAGAAGCGGTCGATTGCTGGCGGCGCGGTAAACCCGACCGAGTATCTGTTCTCGGTTGGCGAGGACATCATGACCGAGGCTGAGCTGAAAAGGGCAGCCCCGTGCTACTACGAGCGCCATCTGCTCCCCGCAAAGTCTGCTTTGGGAAGCCGCGCTCGCGCTGGCGAGCGTTGGTGGAGGCAATCAGAACCTCGCAACAAATGGCGTACTAGCACCGAACCGCGGATCGTAAGCCGGCAGTGGATCAAAAACGACGGCTTCGCTGTCGACAGGGATGGCGCCTTTGCGGTCGTCCAGGGGTTCGCATGGTTTCCGACAACTGTCTTGAAGCGCGCGATCAAGGCCGCACCTGACGCCGGCGAGCTGGTGGAAGTGCTAGGTCTATATACTGTGCTCATGAGCTCGGACGTCTTCTTCAGGGTGGCTAGAGAGTACTCAACAAACGCCGGAGGGGGGCAGATCACGTTGCAGCAGAAGCACGTCAATCACGTGCCGCTTCCACTGATACCTGACGTCATCGTTCAGAAGCCGCATCTGCTGGATGAAATTCTGGGCTGGCGCGGGCAGTTCCCCGAGCTTGATCGACGAAACGCATTTGCAGCCGCATGCTACGGCTTCATCATCGAAGCATGATGTTGCGCACGCTCACCGCTACGCCAAAAGACCTGGAAGCGATGCGGGATCGACTGAGATCAGAGATACACGGCGCGCTGGAGCTCTCCCGACGAGACTATGTGAAGTTCGAGTGCGTCAGCGTTCCAAATGGCCGTGAGAAGACCTATCAATTCGTGTGCGACCGGCACGGAGAACTCGCGCTCGACGACCGAGGCGCCGAGCTGCCCGTACTCGAGATCGTCTCAGGCCGGGGTTGGCGGGCCCTGCTCGGTCTTTCAGTCACCTGGGCGCGCGAAACTGCAAGCCGAAGCCGATTCCTCGGATGCCAACTGATCCTGTTCCTCGAGCGGCTGCCACGCTCACAATCAACTCCTGCCAAGCAGGTCATGCGGCTGGAGTGGGAGGCGCTGGACCTGAATTCGAACTACGACAACGACATCGCACACCCGCATTGGCAGATGGATCTCGCAAACTTCGCCGAGGTACGAACGGACAAGTTCATCCACTCAGAGCCTCGGGCAAGAGACACCATCATTCCTGCGACGGACGTGCCCGACCTGTCATGGTCATCGAAGCTCCACTTGGCAGCAAACGCCAGATGGATGACGGCCCCGTGGGGCAAGGAGCGGCCACTCCCGCACGTGTCCGGCCCTCAGAACATGGATGAACTGATATCCTGGATGGCTTCTTCGTGCCGCTACGTTCGCTTCCAGCTTGAGGAAGCTTTTGGAGAGTGATGGGATATCTTGACGTGCCGCGCTCCTCCCATCCGCACCATCGCAGCCTGCATGTCACTGCACGCTGTGTCAGCGGTCTACCTGCTCAGGATCAGCGGCCGGAAGAACGACCAGGCAACCTTTGGAGGGGCTGGGTCAGGCAGTGAACGCCGCCACCGCACGCGGCGAACTGGGAGATATTCACGAGGTCGACAAGGTAGCGCGACGCTCGCAGGATCGTAGCGACGATCTCAGAACTGGCTATCACGCGACGCGCGCCCAGTGATAGGATGTTGCAGCCCAGTCTACCTGCCTCCGTGGCTGGCGCCGGCAAGATCGTGATTCCGCACGAGCGCACCGCATTCACAAACGCCGGGTCGAGGAGGTCGATGCAACCGATGGCTTCCTGCTCCCCTACCATGCAGAAGATCGTATCGAGATGGAGATGGTCGAAGTGGAAAGGGCAGATGATCACCTGCCACCCTGCGTCCCTGAACGGCGTCGCAAACTCCTCAACACCCGCCGCTGAACTCCGCTCACCGGATATGCCGACCAACAGGAGCCCTTCCCGCGCGACACAGATGTCACCGCCCTCGATCGTACCCCGAACGATCTGCCTGAATGGAATGCGAGCCGCATTTAGCGCCGCGATGTGAGCAACCACCTCGCCGCGTCGATGAGGCATCGCTGGGTTGAGGACCACATGGCCGAATGGCGTCGATACGCCAATGTCCCTGGTGAAGCACATGTCTGCCATGCCGGGCGAGGGCTCGAGCACGTGACAGCGTACGCCGTGCCGTCGAAGAAGCCCTGTAAGCGCTGCGTGTTGTTCAAGCGCCGTGGACCTGCAGGATGTAAAGCCGCCCTCCAGGCTTGAGCGCGTAACTGCGCAACATGGCACGGGTGCAAGATAGTGGGGTGGACATAGAATCACTTCGGTCAGGCGATCGGTCTCGGCTTGAACGAAGCTACGAACCGGATCGGGCTGCCGCAAACTGATGCTCGGGCCGTCAAGATGATCGAAGTTGGCCTTCATCACTCTTCCTCGATGTCGCGAACTAGGCGGAGTGCCTTTCGCTAATCTTGCGCTCGAGGTGGCCGCGCTCGTGATCATGCACAAGCTGGCTAAGGGAAGTCTCGTCGAGATCGGCCAAGACATCAGACAGCTTGTCGTGGGGTGCCGCTGAGGGAGCGAAGGACGCTCCGTAAATCTTCCGAAGCGAGCTCACCAAGGTGTTGCCGTGCTTGCGGCTGATTTCTCCATTCTTGTCACGGTGTCGACCGTGAAGGCCGGGCTGTTGCATCGATCTTCGTTCCTAACTGCGTTCCTTGTGCGGCTGAAACGCGGAAGCGCGTTTGTGGCTCCCTTGGGCAACAAGCGCTGACGCTTCGTAGGTGCGCGATTCACCTGATCCCGCGAGCTTCAGCTCAGTCCGCACGCTCCCGTCGGCCTAGCGGTAGGATTGGCACTCCAGTGATTCACATGGCGCTGGCGGCGAGGTGGATGCTGTCGAGCGAGATGGCGTTGATGGGTCATGTCCCGTGGCGACGCGGCCGCGGTCTTTCAGGCGGCAGAACATACGTCCGACGGCGCTAAGATCCTTGTCGAGGTTCTGCCTGCAGCAGCTTCTCCAGCGGCGGCTGGCCCTGGCGGTTGGGAATGACCCTCTGCCGCTCGTCGAGGTTTCGACACGATTGGGATTATCGGAGGCGACATGGACGATGCAGCGCGGCTGCGAGGCGTGGAGCAACGCCCACTGCCAAATCGTCGCCTGGCCGGGTGTTAGGAGGAAGGCGAGCGGATTGCCTCGGGCGCCGGCGGTATCGACCTTGGTGTTGCGCCTCTCGGCTGATGCTGACTGCCGGAGCGTACACCTCCCTCCTTTCGCAGGCAGCTGGACGGCGGACCTTTCACATGCGTGCTTTCGATCAGGACCTTGGCCGGCGGTCGCAAGCAACTGCCAGCGCTTGAGTGGCCCTCTGCCAGGCATCCGTCTTCGACCAACGTTACGCCGTTGCGCGGGGGCTTGCGCGTGACCTAGGCGCTCGCAGCATCCTTCCAACGCTAGCCTGCCTGCAGCACATAGACGAGGCCGCTGATCACTCAGCGCTCGTTGGCCCGCGGCACGCCTGGCGGCCTGTCTGGCAGAAGCGGCCGTGGTCGCTTCTACCGCTCCTCGCTCAGCCAGAGCTCTCCCGACATCCTCTCCGAACCTTTAGTTAGCAGGCACCGCTTTCGCCGCGGGAGCGTTTGGGGCGGGCGCATCGCGAGATCTGGAAGGAGTTGCATGACATCGATCACATCGATCGCCGCCGACGTCGCCCGCATTCTGGAGGCGCACGATCTAGTCTATCTTGCGGACGATGATCAGCAGGCTGAGGCGCTTACCGCCACGCTGAGGGCGATGCTACCTGCGTCCACGATCTTCTTCGTGCCCTCTAGCGACGCACTGCCCGGAGATCTTGCGCCTGCCTCGCCGGCTAACATCGGCCTACGGGTGGCAGCGCTGCATAGCCTCCGGATGGCTCAGCAAGTGGGCGACCGGCGGAAAATCGCGTGCATAGCAAGTGGTGAGGCTGCCGCGCGGTTTTACCCGCCTCCCGCAGCATTCGACCTCGCCCCTCCTCGGATAGCCGTGGGCGACAGGCTTCTCATGGAACAGTTGTCGATGATGTTGGAAGAGGTCGGCTACGTCGCCGACGATCGCGTCGACGAACCCGGTGAGATGGCTGTGCGAGGTGAGGTCGCCGACATCTTCCCGGCGGATGCGGGCCGACCTGCTCGCATCGAGATCGCCAATGGCCTCGTAGCTTCCATCCGCGCCTATGATCCGCACACACAGCGAAGCATCGAGGAGCTTGAGGCCCTCGAGATCGGGCGTGCTGCTGAACCCGACAGCGAGCCCTCAACCTGCCTCCTCGAACACGTTCCTCCCGGAGTGATCCTGTTCTCCGAGCGGGCTGACAAACGCCGAAGCCGCTTTCTGCAACTCGCCATCGATGCTGCTTGCGGGAGGAGTGAGAAGGTTGATGCCGTCTCGGAGAGCGCCTGGGAGGCCGCACTTTCGGAATGGCGCGAGATCGCTCTGGAGTGTAGGTTCCAGCCCGTGCCGAGGTTCGTCGAAAGCCGCTCGCCACTGGCGGCGCTCGACCGTTTCCTGAAACCCAAGCTTGCGGAAAATGCGCTCATACTGGCGGGAGGGGTGCGCGACCTGCGCTTTCTACGCACACGCGTGAGTAAGCGGCTCGGCCTGGAGATGGTCGAGCTCGCGAACTGGCACCAAGCCCTGGAACTCCCGCCGGGAAGAGGGGGCTTCCTCGAGATGCCGGCGGACTGCGGCTTCGTAGGCGATGGATTGATCCTGATCGCGGCAGCCGACCTGCTTGGTAGCCGCGCCGTCAATGGTGCCTCGGCAGAGAACATCGACGGCGTTTCGGCGTTTCGAACGGGCGACGTTCACATCGGCGATGTGGTTGTGCACGAAGACCACGGGGTCGGGATCGTCACTGGACTGGAGCAAGCGCCCACAGGGGGTGGCCATGGCGGCGAAATGATCGCGCTGGAATATGCAGGGGGATCGCGACGGCTGGTGGCGATCGACGATGCTGACCGAATCTGGCGTTATGGTATCGACGCCGATGCAGTGACGCTGGACAAGCTGGATGGTTCGTCCTGGTTGAAGCGCCGCGAAGCCATCAATGTAGCTATCTTGGACAGCGCCAAGGCGTTGACCGCGCTGGCCGAAGCCCGCGCGAAGCTGGCGGCACCTGTGCTCGATCCGGATACGTCTGCCTATGAGAAGTTCACTGCCGGCTTTCAATTCAACGAGACCGCGGATCAGGCTCGAGCTATTGCCGCCGTGCGCACCGACCTTGCCAGCGGCAAGCCGATGGACCGACTGGTGATTGGCGACGTCGGCTATGGCAAGACGGAGGTTGCGCTCAGGGCATCTGCGCTGGCGGCGCTTGCGGGACATCAAGTGGTGGTCGCCGCACCTACGACTGTGCTGGTCCGCCAGCATCTGGCGAGTTTTCAGCGTCGCTTCGAAGGTACCGGGCTGAAGGTCGCCGGGCTCTCCCGTCTATCGAGTGCAGCCGAGAAGAAAGCGGTCAAGGCGGGATTGGCGGACGGATCGATTCAGATAGTTATAGGCACCGGAATGGTGATGGCAGAGAACGTGCGCTATGCGCGTCTTGGCCTTGTCGTGATCGACGAAGAGCAGCGCTTCGGGGCAAGCGACAAGTCTAGGCTTCGTGGATCGGGTGAGACGCATCTGCTGAGCCTAAGCGCCACGCCGATCCCGCGTACGCTGCAGGGGGCGCTCGTGGGACTCCAGCAGATCTCGATCATCTCTACACCTCCTGCACGGCGCCAGCCGATCCGCACGAGCCTCGATCAATTCGACGAGGGTCGCATCCGTACCGCCCTGCTTCGTGAAAAGCGTCGCGGTGGGCAAAGCTTCATCGTCGTCCCGCGGATCGAGGATATGGCGAAGCTCGCCGAGAAGTTGCGTCGCGTCGTGCCCGACATGAATCTAGTGGAGGCGCATGGCAAGATGCCTCCCGCCCAGATCGACGCCACGATGGTGGGTTTCGCAGAGGGCGAAGGTGACGTTCTTCTGGCTACCAACATAATCGAAGCTGGACTGGATATTCCCCGCGCTAATACAATGATCGTGTGGCGAGCGGACCGATTCGGACTTGCACAGCTTCATCAGCTGCGTGGGCGCGTCGGGCGTGGCACCCGGCGCGGCCAGGTGATCCTTCTCACCCAAGGTGAGGATGCGATCAGCGCGCAAACCGTCAAGCGCCTTCGAACGCTCTCAACCTTCGACCGTCTCGGCGCGGGGTTCGAGATCAGTGCACGGGACCTCGACTTCCGCGGTGCCGGCGACCTGCTCGGCGAAACTCAGTCAGGCCATATGAAGCTGATCGGTGTCGATCTATATCAGCATCTGCTGCAGCGAGCGCTGCAGGCTGCTCGCGGCGAGGCCGAAGAGAATTGGTCGCCCGAGATGAATTTGGGTGCGCGATGTGCCTGGCCAGAAACATGGATACCCGAGCCGGACGTGCGCCTGACGCTCTATGTGCGGCTCAGCCGTCTGACGAGTGAGGCGGAAATCGATGCGTTCGAGGAAGAACTGGTCGACCGCTTCGGGCCTTTACCAGAAGCAGCACTGACGCTGATGACGCACGCACGTCTGCGCCTGTTGGCGAGGGCGGCCCGGATAGCTCGCGTTGATGCTGGACCATCCGCAATCGCATTCTCGCCGAGACACGATTTCAACGCCGATGCTGAGGCGGCGGGGCTGACCGCCAAGAAGGACCGCCTGCTTCTGGTAGCGGCGATCGGGGAAGATCAGCGGTTGGAACGGATTCAGGTCGTGCTGGAAATGCTGGCAACCTGAATGCTGCCCTCACGGACGGGCTTGGTTCCACGGTTCAGGTACGGGCTGATGTTGCTGTGATCGTGCCTTCATGTTTCGAGCACGAAGCGG
Protein-coding regions in this window:
- a CDS encoding helicase-related protein; the protein is MTSITSIAADVARILEAHDLVYLADDDQQAEALTATLRAMLPASTIFFVPSSDALPGDLAPASPANIGLRVAALHSLRMAQQVGDRRKIACIASGEAAARFYPPPAAFDLAPPRIAVGDRLLMEQLSMMLEEVGYVADDRVDEPGEMAVRGEVADIFPADAGRPARIEIANGLVASIRAYDPHTQRSIEELEALEIGRAAEPDSEPSTCLLEHVPPGVILFSERADKRRSRFLQLAIDAACGRSEKVDAVSESAWEAALSEWREIALECRFQPVPRFVESRSPLAALDRFLKPKLAENALILAGGVRDLRFLRTRVSKRLGLEMVELANWHQALELPPGRGGFLEMPADCGFVGDGLILIAAADLLGSRAVNGASAENIDGVSAFRTGDVHIGDVVVHEDHGVGIVTGLEQAPTGGGHGGEMIALEYAGGSRRLVAIDDADRIWRYGIDADAVTLDKLDGSSWLKRREAINVAILDSAKALTALAEARAKLAAPVLDPDTSAYEKFTAGFQFNETADQARAIAAVRTDLASGKPMDRLVIGDVGYGKTEVALRASALAALAGHQVVVAAPTTVLVRQHLASFQRRFEGTGLKVAGLSRLSSAAEKKAVKAGLADGSIQIVIGTGMVMAENVRYARLGLVVIDEEQRFGASDKSRLRGSGETHLLSLSATPIPRTLQGALVGLQQISIISTPPARRQPIRTSLDQFDEGRIRTALLREKRRGGQSFIVVPRIEDMAKLAEKLRRVVPDMNLVEAHGKMPPAQIDATMVGFAEGEGDVLLATNIIEAGLDIPRANTMIVWRADRFGLAQLHQLRGRVGRGTRRGQVILLTQGEDAISAQTVKRLRTLSTFDRLGAGFEISARDLDFRGAGDLLGETQSGHMKLIGVDLYQHLLQRALQAARGEAEENWSPEMNLGARCAWPETWIPEPDVRLTLYVRLSRLTSEAEIDAFEEELVDRFGPLPEAALTLMTHARLRLLARAARIARVDAGPSAIAFSPRHDFNADAEAAGLTAKKDRLLLVAAIGEDQRLERIQVVLEMLAT
- a CDS encoding SAM-dependent methyltransferase, coding for MIFEHWSRRLGLAATPLFGPHAGREHVAMLDGVAGSFVLSDAVASSVDDVRNSDIGRSWSWSAMMRHHVLVDADNVTVTSSSGSSPDRIRRRAVEDDLEGFLAFLERKGSPSADVVDHVIGSFQGLRARVTGSDTAQLNAFLALLALRLANPAVPADDMPDLIGQLAENAETFGLDPDGIEEATLSVDLARKFFATLLQDSRSGRELRIDLTVRHAGAELFQAAHLAPPVQPAQGELWGMSATGVRVRPHSLKEIAYTPVGLARILAEQSLQGCKIGADGYLTIMDPTCGSGSFLVEAIAALQRSGWKSKVRVVGYDISPTAIATARFAIACAKRDGVDFEVQAVFEQRDFLDDEQEVASAQVILMNPPFRSWPDMSKAEQRAVRASLGADYRGRPDKSMAFIQRAVRSAEEGAIISALLPGGVLASESGRAWRESLARLATPRMIGTFGDHSLFRFATVNACALSLVKGAAGTVAHDNDVQMMWASEIQGAASTALRTLRRERMAGELVSAAPASRGELSWNLYATPLQDMLLKPNWLPAPGLLKAEEREALGALRTRVSDLFTVHTGVRAGERKAFILTSAELDDLPAAERHAFRPIAEKRSIAGGAVNPTEYLFSVGEDIMTEAELKRAAPCYYERHLLPAKSALGSRARAGERWWRQSEPRNKWRTSTEPRIVSRQWIKNDGFAVDRDGAFAVVQGFAWFPTTVLKRAIKAAPDAGELVEVLGLYTVLMSSDVFFRVAREYSTNAGGGQITLQQKHVNHVPLPLIPDVIVQKPHLLDEILGWRGQFPELDRRNAFAAACYGFIIEA
- a CDS encoding dimethylarginine dimethylaminohydrolase family protein, whose amino-acid sequence is MKANFDHLDGPSISLRQPDPVRSFVQAETDRLTEVILCPPHYLAPVPCCAVTRSSLEGGFTSCRSTALEQHAALTGLLRRHGVRCHVLEPSPGMADMCFTRDIGVSTPFGHVVLNPAMPHRRGEVVAHIAALNAARIPFRQIVRGTIEGGDICVAREGLLLVGISGERSSAAGVEEFATPFRDAGWQVIICPFHFDHLHLDTIFCMVGEQEAIGCIDLLDPAFVNAVRSCGITILPAPATEAGRLGCNILSLGARRVIASSEIVATILRASRYLVDLVNISQFAACGGGVHCLTQPLQRLPGRSSGR